Proteins encoded within one genomic window of Ammonifex degensii KC4:
- the rpsJ gene encoding 30S ribosomal protein S10 — MARQKIRIRLKAFDHYLLDQSAQKIVETAKRTGAQVAGPVPLPTDRSVYTILRSPHKDKDSREQFEIRTHKRLIDILDPTPKTIEALMRLDLPAGVDIEIKL; from the coding sequence ATGGCGCGGCAGAAGATTCGCATAAGGCTCAAGGCTTTCGACCACTATCTCCTAGACCAGTCGGCGCAGAAGATAGTGGAGACGGCTAAGCGTACGGGGGCGCAGGTAGCCGGCCCGGTCCCCCTTCCCACCGACCGGAGTGTTTACACCATCCTGCGCTCCCCCCACAAGGACAAGGATTCGCGGGAGCAGTTTGAGATCCGGACGCACAAGCGCCTGATTGACATACTCGACCCCACACCGAAGACCATCGAGGCGCTCATGCGCCTGGATCTGCCGGCCGGCGTGGACATAGAAATCAAGCTTTAA
- the rpsG gene encoding 30S ribosomal protein S7, whose product MPRRGPVPPREIDPDPVYGSKLVAKLINKVMRDGKKSIAEWICYGAFDLIREKTGKDPVEVLEKAIENVKPVLEVRPRRVGGATYQVPIEVRPERQVSLAIRWLVEYARQRQGKSMIEKLAAEILDAYNGTGGAVKKRDETHRMAEANRAFAHYRW is encoded by the coding sequence ATGCCGCGCAGAGGTCCTGTACCGCCGCGGGAGATTGATCCCGACCCGGTGTACGGGAGTAAGCTCGTCGCTAAGCTCATTAACAAAGTGATGCGCGACGGAAAAAAGAGTATCGCGGAGTGGATCTGTTACGGGGCTTTCGATCTCATACGGGAGAAAACGGGCAAGGACCCGGTAGAGGTGTTGGAAAAGGCTATAGAGAACGTAAAGCCGGTGCTAGAAGTAAGGCCGCGGCGGGTGGGCGGCGCCACCTACCAGGTACCCATTGAGGTGCGTCCGGAGCGGCAAGTGTCGCTGGCCATCCGCTGGCTGGTGGAGTACGCGCGGCAGCGTCAGGGTAAGAGCATGATCGAAAAGTTAGCAGCGGAGATCCTGGATGCCTACAACGGCACGGGCGGAGCGGTAAAGAAGCGGGATGAGACCCACCGCATGGCTGAGGCCAACCGGGCCTTTGCCCACTACCGGTGGTAA
- the rpsL gene encoding 30S ribosomal protein S12, giving the protein MPTINQLVRYGREAVRSKSSAPALRGCPQKRGVCVRVYTTTPKKPNSALRKVARVRLTNGMEVTAYIPGIGHNLQEHSVVLVRGGRVKDLPGVRYHIIRGALDAAGVQDRRRGRSKYGTKRPKK; this is encoded by the coding sequence ATGCCGACGATAAACCAACTGGTGCGTTACGGTCGGGAAGCGGTGCGCAGTAAATCTTCGGCTCCGGCTCTGCGCGGCTGCCCGCAAAAGCGGGGGGTATGCGTGCGTGTTTACACCACCACCCCCAAGAAGCCTAACTCGGCCCTGCGCAAGGTGGCCCGTGTGCGGCTGACCAACGGCATGGAAGTAACGGCCTACATTCCGGGTATCGGGCACAACCTGCAGGAGCACTCAGTGGTGCTGGTGCGCGGCGGCCGAGTGAAGGATCTGCCGGGCGTGCGCTACCACATCATCCGAGGAGCTCTGGATGCGGCCGGCGTGCAAGATCGGCGCCGGGGGCGTTCCAAGTACGGAACCAAGCGGCCCAAGAAGTAA
- the tuf gene encoding elongation factor Tu has protein sequence MAKEKFVRTKPHVNVGTIGHVDHGKTTLTAAITLVLSRHGLAKFTKYDEIDKAPEERMRGITINTAHVEYETEKRHYAHVDCPGHADYVKNMITGAAQMDGAILVVSAADGPMPQTREHILLARQVGVPYIVVFLNKADMVDDPELLELVEMEVRELLNTYDFPGDDAPVIVGSALKALECGCGKRECEHCGPIWKLLDAIDEYIPTPQRDVDKPFLMPIEDVFSITGRGTVVTGRIERGRIKAGDEVEIVGFADKPKKTVVTSVEMFRKVLDEGVAGDNVGCLLRGIERKEVERGMVLAKPGSILPHRKFTAEVYVLTKEEGGRHTPFFNGYRPQFYFRTTDVTGEIKLPEGVEMVMPGDNVRLEVELITPIAIEEGLRFAIREGGRTVGAGVVTGVLD, from the coding sequence ATGGCGAAGGAGAAATTTGTTCGGACCAAACCGCACGTCAACGTAGGGACCATTGGGCACGTAGACCACGGCAAGACCACCCTGACAGCGGCCATCACTCTGGTGCTTTCCCGCCACGGCTTGGCCAAGTTCACCAAGTACGATGAGATCGACAAGGCGCCGGAAGAGAGGATGCGGGGTATTACCATCAACACGGCGCACGTGGAGTACGAGACGGAGAAGCGGCACTATGCCCACGTGGACTGTCCGGGTCACGCCGACTACGTGAAGAACATGATTACCGGGGCGGCGCAGATGGACGGGGCCATCCTGGTGGTGTCGGCGGCGGACGGTCCCATGCCGCAGACGCGGGAGCACATCCTGCTGGCGCGGCAGGTAGGGGTGCCCTACATCGTAGTCTTCCTCAACAAGGCGGACATGGTGGACGATCCTGAGCTTCTGGAGCTCGTGGAGATGGAAGTGCGAGAGCTTTTGAACACCTATGACTTCCCCGGGGACGATGCTCCGGTGATCGTTGGTTCGGCTCTGAAAGCTTTGGAGTGTGGTTGCGGCAAGCGGGAGTGCGAACACTGTGGTCCCATCTGGAAGCTCTTGGACGCCATTGACGAGTACATACCGACGCCGCAGCGGGACGTCGACAAGCCCTTCCTCATGCCCATTGAGGACGTCTTCTCCATCACGGGGCGGGGCACGGTGGTGACGGGCCGGATCGAGCGGGGCCGGATCAAGGCGGGCGACGAAGTAGAGATCGTAGGGTTTGCCGACAAGCCGAAGAAGACGGTGGTTACCAGCGTGGAGATGTTCCGTAAGGTGCTGGACGAAGGAGTGGCGGGAGACAACGTTGGGTGTCTCTTGCGGGGCATTGAGCGGAAGGAAGTGGAGCGGGGGATGGTGCTGGCGAAGCCGGGCTCGATCCTGCCCCACCGCAAGTTTACGGCGGAGGTATACGTGCTGACGAAGGAGGAAGGGGGGCGGCACACGCCGTTCTTCAACGGCTACCGGCCGCAGTTCTACTTCCGGACCACGGACGTTACCGGGGAGATCAAGCTGCCCGAAGGGGTAGAGATGGTGATGCCCGGGGACAACGTGCGTCTGGAGGTGGAGCTCATAACCCCCATCGCCATTGAGGAAGGGTTGCGCTTCGCCATTCGCGAGGGTGGGCGCACGGTAGGGGCCGGCGTGGTCACCGGCGTGCTCGATTAG
- a CDS encoding L7Ae/L30e/S12e/Gadd45 family ribosomal protein has product MPYARISQARKKTVGSRQTLKAVERGQAKVVFVAADAESWVTEPIVQAAKERGIPVEVVPSMKELGRACGIEVNCASAAVLED; this is encoded by the coding sequence GTGCCCTATGCGCGCATAAGCCAAGCACGTAAAAAGACCGTAGGATCACGGCAAACGCTAAAAGCAGTAGAACGGGGGCAAGCGAAGGTAGTATTCGTGGCCGCTGACGCAGAAAGCTGGGTTACCGAACCCATAGTACAGGCAGCTAAAGAGAGAGGGATTCCCGTAGAAGTGGTGCCCTCGATGAAGGAGTTGGGACGAGCCTGTGGCATTGAGGTTAACTGCGCTTCGGCAGCTGTACTGGAAGACTAA
- the fusA gene encoding elongation factor G, whose protein sequence is MPREYPLEKVRNIGIMAHIDAGKTTTTERILYYTGRIHRIGEVHDGTAVMDFMPQEKERGITITSAATTCFWRGHRINIIDTPGHVDFTVEVERSLRVLDGAIAIFCAVGGVEPQSETVWRQADKYHVPRIAYVNKMDRVGADFFRVLQMMRERLGANPVPIQLPVGVEDSFVGVVDLIREKALIYVDELGTQIEEREIPEDLKELAAEYREKLLEAAAEADEELMLKYLEGEELTPEEIKRGLRIATLTGKAVPVLCGASYRNKGVQPLLDAVVDFLPSPIDIPPVKGVNPETGEEEVRESRDDAPFTALAFKIMADPYVGRLTFFRVYAGSLKAGSYVYNATRRKRERISRILRMHADHREEVGEIYAGEIAAAVGLKETFTGDTLCDEKHPILLESMEFPEPVISVAIEPKTRDDYDKLGPALSRLAEEDPTFRTHVDHETGQTIISGMGELHLEIIVDRLRREFKVDVNVGKPQVAYRETITRPAKAEGKYIRQTGGRGQYGHVWLEIEPLPRGSGFQFHNKIVGGVVPKEFVPAVEAGVREAMENGVLAGYPVIDVSVSLVDGSYHEVDSSEMAFKIAASLAFKEAARQAGLVLLEPMMKIEVITPEEYLGEVIGDLNARRAQIEGLEARGPVRVIRAFVPLAEMFGYATTLRSLTQGRGSYTMQFDHYAEVPRNIAEKIIQKAS, encoded by the coding sequence TTGCCGAGGGAGTATCCTTTGGAGAAAGTTAGGAACATAGGAATAATGGCCCACATCGACGCCGGGAAGACCACTACCACGGAGCGCATTCTTTACTACACCGGGCGGATTCACCGCATCGGCGAGGTGCATGATGGCACAGCCGTCATGGACTTCATGCCCCAGGAGAAGGAGCGGGGCATCACCATCACCTCGGCGGCTACCACCTGCTTCTGGCGGGGGCACCGAATTAACATTATCGACACGCCCGGGCACGTGGATTTTACGGTGGAAGTAGAGCGCTCCTTACGCGTACTTGACGGGGCCATAGCTATCTTTTGTGCGGTGGGTGGAGTGGAGCCCCAGAGCGAAACCGTATGGCGGCAGGCGGACAAGTACCATGTTCCCCGCATCGCCTACGTCAACAAGATGGACCGCGTGGGGGCCGACTTCTTCCGGGTGCTCCAGATGATGCGCGAGCGCCTGGGGGCCAACCCTGTGCCCATTCAGCTACCCGTAGGGGTGGAGGATAGCTTTGTCGGCGTGGTGGACCTCATCCGGGAAAAAGCGCTCATCTACGTCGACGAGCTGGGAACCCAGATCGAAGAGAGGGAGATCCCCGAGGACTTGAAGGAGCTGGCGGCCGAGTACCGGGAGAAGCTCCTGGAGGCGGCAGCCGAGGCCGATGAAGAGCTCATGCTCAAGTATCTGGAAGGGGAGGAGCTTACCCCGGAGGAGATCAAGCGAGGCTTGCGCATCGCCACGCTTACGGGCAAGGCGGTGCCGGTGCTCTGCGGGGCTTCCTACCGCAACAAAGGGGTGCAGCCGCTGCTCGATGCGGTGGTGGACTTCCTGCCTTCACCCATTGACATACCGCCGGTCAAGGGGGTGAACCCCGAGACGGGAGAGGAGGAGGTTCGGGAGAGCCGGGACGACGCTCCCTTCACTGCCTTGGCCTTCAAAATCATGGCCGATCCTTATGTGGGGCGTCTCACCTTCTTCCGCGTCTATGCGGGTAGCCTCAAGGCGGGAAGCTATGTTTACAACGCCACCCGCCGGAAGCGGGAGCGCATAAGCCGTATCTTGCGCATGCATGCCGACCACCGGGAAGAAGTGGGGGAAATCTACGCCGGGGAAATCGCCGCAGCGGTAGGCCTTAAAGAGACTTTCACCGGCGACACTCTTTGTGACGAAAAGCATCCCATACTGCTGGAGTCCATGGAGTTCCCCGAGCCGGTCATTTCGGTGGCGATAGAGCCCAAGACGCGGGACGACTATGACAAGCTGGGTCCGGCTCTGAGCCGCCTGGCGGAGGAAGACCCCACCTTCCGCACCCATGTAGACCACGAGACGGGGCAGACCATCATCTCTGGCATGGGAGAGCTCCACTTGGAGATCATCGTGGACCGGCTCCGCCGGGAGTTCAAGGTGGACGTCAACGTGGGCAAGCCGCAGGTGGCCTACCGCGAAACCATTACCCGGCCGGCCAAGGCAGAAGGAAAGTACATCCGGCAGACGGGTGGTCGGGGTCAGTACGGCCACGTGTGGCTGGAGATCGAACCTCTGCCGCGGGGGTCGGGCTTCCAGTTCCACAACAAGATCGTGGGCGGTGTGGTGCCCAAGGAGTTCGTGCCTGCCGTAGAAGCCGGGGTGCGGGAGGCCATGGAAAACGGCGTCCTGGCCGGCTACCCGGTCATCGACGTAAGCGTTTCCCTGGTGGACGGCTCCTACCACGAGGTGGACTCTTCGGAAATGGCCTTCAAGATCGCTGCCTCGCTGGCCTTTAAGGAGGCTGCTCGGCAGGCGGGCCTGGTGCTGCTCGAGCCCATGATGAAGATCGAAGTGATAACTCCGGAGGAGTACCTGGGCGAGGTCATCGGCGATCTCAACGCGCGCCGGGCCCAAATCGAGGGACTGGAGGCCCGCGGACCGGTGCGGGTGATAAGGGCCTTCGTGCCTCTGGCCGAGATGTTCGGCTACGCCACTACCCTTCGCTCCCTCACCCAGGGGCGTGGTTCTTACACCATGCAGTTCGATCATTACGCCGAGGTACCGCGGAACATCGCGGAGAAAATCATCCAGAAGGCAAGTTAA
- the rplC gene encoding 50S ribosomal protein L3 → MKGILGKKLGMTQYFTPAGEAMAVTVIKAGPCVVVQTKNRETDGYEAIQVGFEEIPEHRVNKPLRGHFARAGLKPLRYLREFRVPDASAYTVGQEIKVDIFSPGEKVDVTGISKGKGFAGGIKRHGFSRGPMSHGSKYHRRPGSLGAKGPARVFKGRKLPGHMGMERVTVQNLEVVKVDPERNLLVVKGAVPGPRGGLLIIKQAVKATQ, encoded by the coding sequence ATGAAGGGCATCCTAGGGAAGAAATTGGGCATGACGCAGTATTTCACGCCGGCGGGGGAAGCCATGGCGGTAACGGTGATCAAGGCCGGGCCTTGCGTGGTGGTGCAGACCAAAAACCGAGAAACGGACGGCTACGAGGCCATACAGGTGGGTTTTGAGGAGATTCCCGAGCACCGGGTCAATAAGCCCTTGCGGGGGCACTTTGCCCGCGCCGGGCTTAAGCCCCTGCGCTACCTGCGGGAGTTCCGGGTACCCGATGCCTCGGCCTACACCGTGGGGCAGGAAATAAAGGTAGACATCTTCTCCCCCGGGGAAAAGGTGGATGTCACCGGCATAAGCAAAGGTAAAGGGTTCGCCGGGGGTATTAAGCGGCACGGCTTCAGCCGGGGTCCCATGTCCCACGGCTCCAAGTACCACCGCCGCCCTGGCTCGCTAGGGGCCAAGGGCCCGGCCCGGGTTTTCAAGGGCCGCAAGCTGCCGGGGCACATGGGCATGGAGCGGGTCACGGTGCAGAATCTGGAAGTGGTGAAAGTAGACCCGGAGCGCAACTTGCTGGTGGTCAAGGGTGCAGTGCCTGGCCCGCGGGGAGGTCTCCTCATCATCAAGCAGGCGGTCAAGGCGACGCAATAA